AAATATGGGCATAGCCGTTTTCCGCAAGAAGCGCGTCCAGTTCATGGGCGATGCGGTCGGCCAGCGACAACCCGTGATAGACGAGCGCCGAATAGAGCTGCACCGCCGAGGCCCCTGCGAGAATCTTCTGATAGGCCTGCGCACCGGAGGAAATGCCGCCCACGCCGATCAATGGCAGCTGGCCTTCGGTCGCGCGGGAGAGTTTGGCCAGAACCCGTGTCGATTTCTCGAAAAGCGGCGCGCCGGACATGCCGCCTTTTTCCGCGGCATGGGCACTGTGCAGCCCGTCGCGCGACAGGGTTGTGTTGGTGGCGATGATCGCGTCGATACCGCTGTGGCGGGCCACCTGCGCGATGTCGATAATTTCGTCATCGGTCAGATCGGGCGCGATCTTGAGGAAGATCGGGATCGGGCGGGCCAATGTGTTACGGGTGCGGATCACATCCGCCAGAAGCGCGCCCAAGGCCTCGGGGCCCTGTAGGTCGCGCAGCTTTTCCGTATTGGGCGACGAGACATTGACGGTGGCAAAATCAAGCCACGGTCCGGCATGGGCCAGCACCTTGGCAAAATCCGCCGCGCGATCCACGCTGTCCTTATTGGCCCCCAGATTAAGCCCCACCGGAATGCCGGCAGGCCGTCCCGCAAGGCGGTGGGCGATGGGTTCCATGCCTTCGTTATTGAAGCCGAAGCGGTTGATGACGGCACGGTCCTCGGTCAGGCGGAACAGGCGCGGTTTGGGGTTTCCGGGCTGGGCGCGCGGCGTGGCGGCCCCGACTTCCAGAAAGCCGAACCCCGCCCGCATCAGCGGGGCGACCGCTTCGGCATTCTTGTCGAACCCTGCCGCCAGTCCGACCGGATTGGGCAGGGCAAGACCGGCGATTTCGGTGGCGATGCGCGGGCTTGTCCAGACGCCTTTCATCGGCACCAGACCAGCAGCCAGAGCGCGGATCGACAGACCATGCGCGCGTTCCGGATTGAAGTAATGCAGGGCGCGCAGGCCAAGGGACTCGATCAGGGGCATCACAGGGTCTCCGGAAAGATATGGCCCTCGGGGCCTTGGGGAAGCGGATGGGTGGCGTGGACCTCGTGCAGGGCCAGCGCGCGGTAGAGATGCGGGAAGAGCGCCCCGCCGCGCGAGACCTCCCATCTGAGCGCCGCACCCAACGCATCGGCGTCGACGCTGGCCAGCACCAGATCACCGGCACCGGCGAAGTGCTTTGCCGCGGTTTCGCGCATCTGCTCTGCCGTGGAAAAATGGATAAACCCGTCGGCCAGATCGACCGGCGCGCCCGATGTGGTGCCCTGCGCCTGAAGCGCCTGCCATTCGGCGGGGCGAAAGATCTTGTAAATCAGCATGGCGTTCACATGCCCAATGACGCGGAAATAATCAATCTCTTTCGGAAAAACCGAAAGAATCCGTCTTGCGGGCAGGGGCTGTCACACAGAGTTTTGACAGACTGGTCAAATTCTGGATCACTGGGACGCATCTGAGCGGAGGAATTTCATGACAACCCGAATTTCAAACGCCCCCTTGGCAGGGCTTGCGCTGGTGGCGGGGCTTTTTGCGGCGGATATGGCGCGTGCCGAGTTTACGCTGAATGTGCTGCATACCAATGATTTCCATGCGCGCTTCGAACCGATCAACAAATATGACGCGACCTGCTCTGCCGAGGAGGATGCCGAGGGGCAGTGTTTTGGTGGCTCGGCGCGTCTGGTCACGGCGGTCCGGCAGGCCCGCGCCAAGGCGGCGCATTCGATCCTGCTGGATGCCGGTGACCAGTTTCAGGGCTCGCTGTTTTACACCTATTACAAAGGGCGGGCGGCGGCTGAGTTCATGACCGTGTTGGGGTATCAGGCGATGACGGTGGGCAATCACGAATTCGATGACGGGCCCGAGACATTGCGCGCCTTTATCGACCGGCTCGATTTTCCGGTGCTGATGGCCAATGCCGACCTAACGCGGTCGCCGGAGCTGTCGGGGGTGGTCAGGCGCTCGACGGTGCTGGAGGTCGGAGGGGAGAAAATCGGCATTATCGGCCTGACGCCGCAAGACAATGCCGAACTGTCGAGCCCCGGTCCGACGATCACCTTCCTTGATCCGGTGCCGGTCGTGAAGGCCGAACTGGCCAAATTGCAGGCCAGCGGCGTCAACAAGATCATCGTGCTGTCGCATTCGGGCTATGAGGTCGACCGGAAGATCGCGCAAGCCGTGCCGGATGTGGATGTGATCGTGGGGGGGCATAGCCATACGCTATTGGGTAATATGGCGGGGGCCAAGGGGCCGTATCCCACGATGATCGGCAAGACCGCGATCGTGCAGGCCTTCGCCTATAGCAAATATCTGGGTGATCTGGAGGTGACCTTTGACGATGCGGGCACTGTGCTGTCCGCCAAGGGGCAGCCGATTTTGCTGGATGCTTCGGTGCCCGAAGACGGGGCGGCCAAAGCTCGTATTGCCGAGCTTGCCAAACCCCTTGACGAGATCCGTAACAAGGTGGTGGCGCAGGCGCACGGAGCGATCGATGGCGCGCGCGAGATCTGTCGTTTCGAGGAGTGTCCGATGGGCGACCTGCTGGCCGATGCCATGCTGGCGCGGGTCAGGGATCAGGGCGTCGATATTGCCCTGACCAACGGGGGCGGGCTGCGGGCTTCGTTGCCTGCAGGGGATGTGACGATGGGCGATGTGCTGACGGTCCTGCCGTTCCAGAATACGCTCTCGACCTTCGAGACACAGGGGGCGGTGATTCTGGCGGCACTGGAAAACGGGGCCAGCCAGATGGAAGAGGGGGCGGGCCGGTTTGCGCAGGTTGCGGGGCTGACCTATCGGGTGACCCCCGGCGCAGCAGTTGGTGCGCGGATTTCCGATGTGATGGTCTCGCAGAACGGGGCATGGGTCCCGCTTGATCCGCAGGCGCGCTATGGTGTGGTCACCAACAACTATCTGCGGGCGGGCGGCGACGGCTATGCCATGTTCCAGACCGGTGCCGAGAATGCCTATGATTACGGGCCCGATCTGGCGGATGTGCTGGCCGAGTATATGACCGCGCGAACACCTGTTACGCCTTACACCGATAGCCGTATAACTGTTGTGAAATAAGTGCTTGCTTGGGGGCTGTCTGAGGCCCCCAGTCCAGACCGGAGGTCCCCCCTTGTCCCGAGAGCCTATTCTGCCCGATCCTGCCGCCTTTCTGGTCCGCCTTTTCAAAGCGGCGGTGGCGGCTGCCGATCCGATGATCTGTATTCCGCGCGCCTTGGGCCCGAAGCCCGAGGGACGGGTGGTGGTTGTCGGGGCGGGAAAAGCCTCTGCCCGTATGGCGGAGGCGGTAGAATCGGTCTGGGGGCCGTGTGAGGGGCTGGTGATCACCCGCTATGGCTACGGGCGCCCGACCAAAGGGATCGAGATCGTCGAGGCCGCCCATCCCGTACCCGATCAGGCGGGGGTCACGGCCACGCGCCGGATGCTGGAGCTGCTTGCGGGGCTGGGGGCGCAGGACACGGTGATCGCGCTGATCTCCGGTGGTGGCTCGGCGCTTTTGTGTGCGCCTGCAGGAGACATCACCTTGGCCGAGAAACAGGCGGTCAATGCCATGTTGCTGGCATCGGGGGCGAGCATTGACCGGATGAATGTGCTGCGCAAACATCTGAGCGCGGTCAAGGGCGGGCAACTGGCGGCGGCGGCCTATCCGGCGCAGCTTCGGGCTTTGCTGATTTCGGATGTGCCCGGCGATGACCCGGCCTTTATCGCCTCTGGCCCGACCGTGGGCGATGCCACCCGTGCCGAAGAGGCGCTGTCCATTGCGCAGCGGTTCGGGCTGGAGCTTCCGGCCTCGGTGCTTGCGGTCCTGCACGGGACGACGGGGGTCGTGCCGCCGCAAGATCCCCGTCTGTCGCGGGCGCGGACCGAGGTGATTGCCGCCCCCGCACAATCGCTAGAGGTCGCCGCCGATCTGGCACGCCAGCAGGGGATGGAGGTACGCATTCTGGGCGAGGCGCTGGAAGGAGAGGCCCGTGAGCTGGCGGCTGCGCATGCGCGCCTTGCCTTGGAGATCGCGGCCAAAGAGGCGCGCTCGCGCCCTCTGTTGCTGCTATCGGGGGGCGAATGCACCGTGACGCAGCGTGGGGCGGCGGCGGAGGCCAAAGGAGGGCCGAATGCGGAATATGTGCTGGCCGTCTGCCAGACCCTCGCGGGGGCACCGCGCATCTGGGCGCTGGCTTGCGATACGGATGGGGTGGATGGCTCGGACGAGGTTGCAGGCGCATGGATCGGGCCGGAAACTGCGGGGCTGGCGCATCGTCTGGGTCTGTCCGCCTCCAAGGCGCTGGAGCAGCATGACAGTCACGGTTTCTTCGCGCGTTTGGGGCAGCAGGTGGTGCCCGGTCCGACATTGACCAATGTCAATGATTTCCGCGCCATCCTGATCCTTTAGTTGGAAAATTCGGAACAGCTTGCGCAGCGCCGCGTTGGTCGGGAAACCGATACCGGATAACGCAAGGAGAAAGCTATGATCGTCAAACGCGGCTCTGCCCATTGGGACGGCAGCATCAAAGAGGGGAAGGGCACCGTCTCGACCCAGTCGAAGGCGCTGGACGGCCAGCCCTATGGCTTCAATACCCGCTTCGAAGACAAGCCCGGCACCAATCCCGAAGAGCTGATCGCCGCGGCCCATGCGGCCTGTTTCTCGATGGCTTTGTCGGGGCAGTTGACGGGGGCCGGTATCACCGATGCGGCCATTGATACGACGGCAAAAATCTCGATGGAGAAAGACGGGGACGGCTTTAGCGTGACCTCTTCCGCGCTCAGTTGCACGGTGACGGCATCCGGCGAGGCCGAGACGATCCGCAAGGCGGCGGAAACGGCAAAGGCGAATTGTCCGATCTCGAAACTTCTGGATTGCGAGATCTCGCTGGATCTGACGGTCAACTAAGCTGCACGTGCTCTTCGCAGGGCAAGAGGGCTTGAGAGAGCCCTTGAGAAAATGAAAACGCCCGCCGGATACTGGCGGGCGTTTCCGATTGGCCTATCAGGCTTTTTTGCGACGGCGCAGGGCTGCGGCACCCGCGAAGGCGCCGGCCAGCAGCAGGCCGGTTGCCGGAAGCGGAACTGCCGGAACATCGAAATCTGCCGGAAGCTGGCTGAACAGGCCGATAGCACCCGCACCGGTCCCGTAGGGCGAGAGCGATGCCAGACCGGTCACCGAATAGCTGCCTGCGTTCAGCAGGACGCCCAGCGAGGAGAAGTCTTCCGACAGCCATGCGGTGTCGTAATCGCCTTCCCACGCACCTTCGGTATCGACAGAGCTGGTGATCATGGAGAAGAGATTGTTCAGGGTGACCGTGAACACATCCCCAGGTTGGTAAGCGTCAGTCACCAGCAGCCAGGAAGAGCTGCTCAGGGTGAAGTCGTAGCTATCACTAAAGCTCGAGCCGGTCTCGCCGAATTCGAAGCTCGTCCAGCCCCCGTCCACGGTGAGCGTGGTCGCAGAAGCCGAACCTGCAGCGACGGTGAGCATAACTGCCGCTGCCGCGATTTTGTTTTTGATATTAAACATTTGTGGGTTCCGTCAAAAAGGGGAGTCGAAATGTCAGAAGGGAGTGGCCGCGAGCGGTTACCCTTGGTCAACATGACGTGAAAAGAGTTAACTTTACAAGCCCTAATTGTAAATTTTTTTGATAACTATGCTTACTTTAAGCAGAGTTGTCTGATGGGGGAAGGGGGCCGCCGGTTGTAATGCCGCGCCGCATGGCCGTTGCGCGTGCCTGCGCGATCCGCTCGTAAACAGGGGTCAATGCGGGGTCGGTGGTCTGGGGGAATTCGATGCCGGTCAGCACGAATCGGAACCGTGCAGAGCTCTCGGCCAAGGCCTCGATCCGGTCGATCATGATCAGACCGGAGCTGTTGACGAGATCTTCCACGGGGCCGGCGGCCAAGAGAACCGCCTCCATCGGGCTGGACAGGCGAGGCAAAGCGCAGGTGATGAATTCCCATGCCCAATCAGGCACTTCGGTGATGACATAGGCGCAGGCCTGCGCCCATGTCACGGGGCCATCCAGCGGCGCGCGCAGCCAGTGCGCCGCCAGATCGTCGAGTGTCACGGGGCCTGCGGGGCAGTCCGGATCGTCCTGAAACCGGCTCAGAAGGTCCGGCGGCAGGACGGTCGGGCCGGTCACTGCATCAGTTCCTTGGTGGCCGAGAGTGTAACCTCGGGATAGTCGCGCACCACGCGGTCGATGTCCCATTGCAAGCGCGTCAGGAAGACGGGATCGCCGTCATTATCTGTCGCCATATGTTGCTTGTTGGCATTGATCAGCTTTTCTTTCGCGTCGCCATTGCCCAGAACCCAGCGGGCCGAAGTGAATTGCGACGGCTCGAATCGCACCGGAATGCCGTATTCCAGTTCGATTCGGCTGGCCAGAACCTCGAATTGCAGCGCGCCCACAACGCCCACGATAAAGCCCGAGCCGATCATCGGCTTGAAGACTTTCGCAGCCCCTTCCTCGGCGAATTGCATCAGCGCCTTTTCAAGGTGCTTGCCCTTCATCGGGTCGGTCGCGCGGACCGCCTGCAGCAGTTCCGGCGCGAAGGACGGGATGCCGGTGATATGCAGCATCTCGCCCTCGGTCAGCGCATCCCCAATGCGCAACTGGCCGTGGTTCGGGATACCGATGATATCGCCGCCCCATGCCTCGTCCGCCAGTTCCCGGTCGGCGGCAAGGAACAGCACGGGGCTGGAGATCGCCATCGGCTTTTTCGAGCGCACATGCATCAGCTTCATACCGCGTTCGAAATGGCCCGAAATCAGGCGCACGAAGGCCACGCGGTCGCGGTGCTTGGGGTCCATATTGGCCTGCACTTTGAAAACAAAGCCCTGCACTTTCTTTTCGTCGGGCGCGATCTGGCGTTCGGCGGCATTGGCGGGCTGCGGCTCGGGGCCGTAATTGCCGATCCCGTCCATCAGCTCCTTCACCCCAAAGCTGTTGATCGCCGAGCCGAACCAGATGGGGGTCATATGGCCCTCAAGGAAGGACTGACGGTCGAAGGCGGGCAGAAGCTCGCGGGCCATCTCGACCTCTTCGCGCAGCTTGGCCAGCAGGTCTTCGGGAATATGCTCTTCAAGTTTGGGGTCATCAAGCCCCTCCAGCTTGATCGATTCCGCCACCTTGTTGCGGTCGGCACGGTCCATCAGTTCCAGCCGGTCGTTGAGCATGTCATAGGCGCCAAGGAAATCGCGCCCGATGCCAATGGGCCACGAAGCCGGTGAGACGTCGATGGCAAGGTTTTCCTGAATCTCGTCGATGATCTCGAAGACATCGCGGGATTCGCGGTCCATCTTGTTACAGAAGGTCAGAATGGGCAGGTCGCGCAACCGGCAGACCTCGAAGAGCTTCTGGGTCTGGCTTTCCACACCCTTCGCCCCGTCGATCACCATGATCGCCGCATCTACCGCTGTCAGCGTCCGGTAGGTGTCTTCCGAGAAATCCGAGTGGCCGGGCGTATCGACCAGATTATAGCGGAAGGTCTTGTAATCGAAGGACATTGCCGATGCCGAGACCGAGATCCCGCGGTCTTTTTCCATCTGCATGAAGTCCGAGCGCGTCCGGCGTGCCTCGCCCTTGGCGCGGACCTGTCCGGCCATCTGGATGGCGCCGCCGAAAAGCAGGAACTTTTCGGTGAGTGTGGTCTTGCCAGCGTCGGGGTGCGAAATGATCGCGAAGGTCCGGCGGCGGGCGATTTCAGGCGGGAGTTCGGGACGGTTGCTCATGGATCGCCTCATACAATGGCCCGTGCGACATGGCAATTATGAAGCGTGTCCCTTCCTGCCGGAACGCCTCGCAGCGCAGGGTTCGAAAGGTCTTTGACCTCTTGCATCTTTTCGGTAACGTGCCCGTGATCGTTATTGGAGATTCTGCTGTGAAGAATGGTTTGGCATTGATTTGTGTGATTGGCCTTGTGGCCGGCTGCGGTGGCGGCAGCGGTGGCGGATCCGGCGCGTCGGGCACTCAGGCAATGGCGCTGAATGCAGCGGCGGCCGCTGAGCGCCTCGATACGCTCGAGCAGACCGAAGGTCTGACCGATTACGACAATCTGCCGAGCTCGGGCCGCGCGACCTATAACGGCTATGGTGTTCTGGTGAATGACGCGGAAGAAAACGGGTTCATCGGCAAAGCGACGCTGACGGCGGATTTCGGTGATGACAGTCTGAGCGGACATGTGGAGCAGTTCGGATATGCCGAGGCGGCGGATGGTGCCACCAAGCTGTCTTCTGCCAGCGGTCGTCTGGATATCACCAACGGCACCATCACGGATCTGGCCGGAACGGCGCAGATTGACGCGGATGTCTCGGGCAATGTGACGGGAGGTGGCAAGACCGTGGTGGTGGACGGTCAGGCGACGGGGACCTTTGTCGGGGATGATTACGATGGCATCGGTCTGGCGGCCTCGCCCGACACGATGACCGCAACCGAAAACGGGGTGCAGAGCGATTACTATCTGGCGGTGATCGGCGAACGCTAAGACGGAACCGGAGGGCGGGTCATGATGTTTTGCCGCAAACGGAGGACATCATCATGGCCCAGTCCGGTCACCGGACCCCGCATCGGCGGACCCCCGGGAAAACCGCCAGCCAGAACAATCCCGCTTTGAAAGACGCGGACCTTTACGACACCCTGCGTAGCAAGGGGATGTCGAAGGAGAAGGCGGCGCGCATTTCCAATGCCCATGCCAATCCCCATCTGCATCCCTCCGAAAAGGGCGGCAAGGCCCCCCGTTACGAGGAATGGACCAAGCACGCGCTCTATCGTCATGCGCAGGAGATTGGGCTCGACGGGCGCTCCGGCATGACAAAGCCACAGCTGATCAAGGCGCTCCGGCGCCATTGATCCCGTCTCTCAGCGGCGCTTGCTGAACAGCGTGTCGCGCCCGATACGCTCCAGCATCTCGCGGCCTGCCTCGGTGCCGAAATGCGGCTTATGTGCCAGATCCGGCATGCGGGCACGGATTTCGGCGGTCAGCTGTTCGGGCATTTGCGACAGGCTTGCCTCCGTCACCATCAGGCTTTCGATGGGGATGCCCTCGGCATAGATGATTTCGTGACGATCGAAAATCAGCGCGTAATAATCGACATATCCGCCCTCGCGGCGCCAGACATGTTCGTCATCAACCAGATGCTTGGCCTGCACCAGCAACTCTGCCGTATGGCCGATGCGGGCGGGGCCGCGCCGATACAGGAACAGCCGGTGATGCGGGCTGACCACAAGGTCGCCCTCATTGCCCAATGTGCCACTGGAAATCACCACCGGCGCGAAGCTGCCGAAGGCGCGCATGGTGGATTTCGTGATCAGGCGCAACGGCTGCGGGCCGTTATCGCGGGTCAGGATACGGTCGCCCGGTTGCAGGGTTTCGATAGGACGCTGCGCACCGCCTGCAATGGTGATCATGGTGCCGGTGGTAAAGGCCACGCAGATCAGGTCGGTCAGTCGTGCCGATCCGGGGTCTTCATGCGCTTCGAGCAAGGTATAATCGACCCGCGCGGCGATCGGGGACATCGGCAGCACAAACAGCGTGTCATCCGCACTATTGCGCAGCAACAGCATATCCACGCTATCGCCTTCGGGGGCCATCAGCACATGGCGCGAGACCACCTCGATCGGTTGGCCGCTCTGCCCGATATCCGACCCTTCCGCGATGCGCTGACTGTCCCCGTCGACCTCGAACATCAGCCGCAGCGGGCGGGCGTCGCGATCGAGTTGATAGACATCGCCGGGCACGCAGAAGGCGGCCAGATCCAACCCGTCGCCCTGATTGGCACCGGCGGTGACCCAGAACAGGTTGGCATCGAAAACATGGACAGTCTGCGTGGTTTGCAAGGTTGCTAGGCTCATGAGGACAGGACTATCGTGGCGTGAATATCTGGTATTAACCTATATTTCCTGACGATGGCTTAAGAAAGGCATGACTGTGTCAATCTTAGGCTTGCGACCCAAGAGCAGAGTGATAGCTGTTGGGATGATTGAAATTTAGGAGGGTCGCATGGATTTGGGTATTCGCGGAAAACGGGCCATTGTTTGTGCCGGATCTAAAGGTCTGGGGCGTGGCTGCGCCGAGGCACTGGCCGAGGCAGGGGTCGATCTGATCCTCAATGCGCGCTCGGCGGATGTTCTGGACGCGGCTGCACAGGAGATCGCCAAGACCTACGGTGTCAGCGTCACGCCGGTGGCCGCAGATATCACCACCGAGGAAGGCCGCGCCAAGGTGATGGCGGCGGCAGGCGAGGGGATCGACATTCTTGTCAATAATGCGGGCGGACCGCCTCCGGGGCTGTGGTCTGACTGGAATCGCGATGATTTCATCAAGGCGCTTGATGCCAATATGCTGGCGCCGATTGCGATGATGCAGGCGGTGCTGCCCGCGATGATGGAACGCGGCTGGGGGCGTGTCGTCAATATCACCTCGCAATCCGTCCGTGCGCCGATTGCCCAGCTTGGCCTGTCGAACTCGGCCCGTTCGGGGCTGACGGGCTTCGTGGCGGGCACGTCGCGGCAGGTTGCAGGCAGTGGTGTGACCATCAACAACATGCTGCCCGGCATCCATGCGACAGATCGCGCCGTGTCTTTGGACAGCAATGTGGTCAAGGCGGAAGGCATCAGCATGGAGGAAGCCAAAGCCCGCCGTGCCAAGACCATTCCTGCGGGCCGCTATGGCACAACGACCGAATTCGGGGCCATGTGTGCCTTCCTGTGTTCGCAGCATGCGGGGTTCATCGTCGGGCAGAATATCATGCTGGATGGCGGGGCCGCGAATATCTCGGTGTAATCCCCAAGACGGAAGGGGCGCGTATTGCGCCCTTTTCGCCGCAGGTGATGATTGGCAAAACGCCTGTTTTTCTCTAAGGACGGCGCAGTCGTTTTCCATCCGCCCCGCCGAGAACAGGACCGCCATGAGCCCCACCGCCCAGATCCCGCCGCGCCTAGAAGTTCAGGGGCTGTTTCGCAGCTTCGAGGGGCGTATGGCGGTGGAGGATGTGTCCTTCAGTATCCGGGCGGGGCAGGTGACCTGTCTGCTTGGCCCGTCCGGCTGCGGGAAGTCCACGACATTGCGGATGATCGCGGGCGTCGAGATGCAGGATCGTGGCCGGATTCTGGTGGATGGCACCCTGATCTGCGACACCGTGTTCCGCGTGCCGCCAGAGCGCCGCGCGATTGGCCTCATGTTTCAGGATTTCGCGCTTTTTCCGCATCTTTCTGTGGCAGAGAATGTCGCCTTCGGTCTTTCGGGGCCGTCACGGGTCAAGCGCCAGCGGGTCGAGGAATTGCTGGGCCGTGTGCATCTGGCCCATCATATCGACGATTTTCCCCACCAGTTGTCGGGCGGCGAACAGCAGCGCGTGGCTCTGGCCCGCGCATTGGCGCCGCGCCCGCGTATCCTGTTGATGGACGAGCCTTTTTCGGGGCTGGATGAGCGTCTGCGCGACGATATCCGCGACGAGACGCTGGCGCTTCTGAAAGAGGAAGGTACCGCCGTTCTGCTGGTGACACACGAACCCCAAGAGGCCATGCGGATGGCCGACGAGATCCTGCTGATGCGCGGTGGGCGTATTGTTCAGGGGGGCGCGCCCTATAATCTGTATAACGCGCCTGTGGATCGCGCGGCGGCCAGTTTCTTCTCGGATATCAATGTGATCCGTGCACGTGTCGAAGGCGCGCTGACCCGCACGCCCTTCGGGGAATTTCTGGCGCCGGGACGCGCGGATGGCTCCGAGGTGGATATCGTGATCCGCCCGCAGCATCTGAAAATCGATTTCGACCGTGCAGGGCAGGGGCCTTTGCCGACGCCGCAAGATGGCACCGCCGCACGCGCCCTTGTCGAACGCGCCCGCTTCATGGGACGCGAGAGCCTTGTGGAATTCCGGATGGAATATGACGGTTCGGTATTGAAGGCGACGGTGCCCAATGTGTTCCTGCCGAAAGCGGGCACGCCAATGTGGCTGATGATCCGGCGCGACCGTTGCTTTGTGTTTCCGGTCACCTGAGGTCCGGTTGCCCGCAGGCGTCTATGCCTTGGCGGCGTCGGGGGTGGGGGGCGCGGCCTTGCGCCGCCGTGGCAGGTCCTTGAGGATCTTCTGCCGTTCCATATGCGACATCGTTCCCCAGCGCGCGATCTCGTCGAGTGAGCGCAGACAGTCGAGGCAGGTCTGGCTGGCCGGATCGAAGGTGCAGATATTGCGGCAGGGGCTTTTGATGCGGGCCATCAGGTGCTGCGAGTCAGATTGGCCAGACGGTCCAGCGCCCCCTGCAGAATGAAGCTCGCGGCCACATTGTCGATCCGCTCGGCGCGTTTGGCGCGCGACAGGTCGGCCTCCAGCATGGCGCGTTCTGCAGCGACGGTGGACAGGCGTTCGTCCCAGAAGCCGATGGGGAGGTCCTGCATCCGCGCGATATTGCGGGCAAAGGCGCGGGTCGATTGGGCGCGCGGCCCCTCCGAACCATCCATGTTCATCGGCAGGCCGAGGATGATCGCGCAGGTCTCGCGTTCGGCCACAATCCGGAAAAGAGCCTCGGCATCGGCGGTGAATTTGGTGCGCTTGATGGTCAGGATCGGGCTGGCCACCGAGCGCAGCATATCCGACCCCGCCACCCCGATGGTTTTGGTGCCCAGATCCAGCCCGAGGATCGAGCCCATACGAGGCAGGGCGGCGGCAAATTCGGTGATGTCTTCAAAAATCATTGCGCAAGCCCGATCTGTTTTGCGGTAGCGGTGATATGGGCAAGTGCGGCGGGATCATCGGCCAGCGCGGTCTGCGCCTTGGCGTAAAGATCTGCCGCGCGGTCGGTCTGGTTCAGGGTCATCAGGGCCCGCAGGCCACGGTCCCATTCGGACGCGTCTCCGCCTTCGGTCTCAAGCCGTTCCACCAGCCCGTCGACCATGCCCTGAATCATCTTCTGCCGGTCTTCCGGCGTCATATCCTGTGCATTCCTGACGTCTTCCGCGCTGGGGCCTGTCTGGCCCGCAGCCGCCACATCAAAGGGCCATTTGCCCTCGGCGGCCTGATCCAGCAGGGTCAGGGCCTCGGGGGCCTTGGCAAAGACGCCGCGCGCCTCCGAGAGGATGGCGGTCACCTGTTCGGACTGGTCCAGAAGCCGCAGGCCAGCCAGAAGCGTGGCCCAGTCTTCCGCGCTGCCGCCGCGATTGGCCAGTTGGGTCTGCAGGGCGTTCACCTTGTCGGACAGGGCGGTGGCGCGCTGGTCCTGTGGCAGCTTCTCGGCTGCGATCAGGTCCGCAAGGCTCGGACCGAGCGTGCCCAGTTCCGGAGGTTGGTAATCGGGCTGGCCTGCAAGCCATGCAACGGTCGGCATATTGTCCAGCACCGGCTGCACCCAGTCATCCTGCCGTGTGCTGTCGCGCAAAAGGGCATCCCAGATGCGGAAGGTCCGGTCGGGACGGCCATTCTGGGCCATCATCAGGCCGATGTAATAGCGTGCGCGCCCGTTGGATTTGTCAAGCGTTACGGCCTTGCCAAAGGCGGCTTCGGCTTCGGGCGTGACCAGACCGCCAGCCGCGATCACCCGGTATTCGCCCAGACTGGCCGCATCCTCTGCGGTCGCCTTGTCCCCCAGAACCGCAATCAGTTTTTCCTGTGCCGCCACTCCGGCATGCAGATTGCCGACATTGATTTCGTTGCGCGCCAGAAGCCGCAGCCCTGCCGGATCATTGGGACGGGCTGCCACGGCATCGCGGAGCCTGTCCATCAATGCGGAAAATTGCGCATCGACCTGAGGCTTGCGGTATTTTTTGGCGAAATCGGCCTCTGCCTGATCCTGATGCGGGCGGCCCAGATAGCTTTGATCCGCCAAGGCCAGCCGCGCATTGATCGGCTGGTCCGCATAGCCATCCGCGCCCAGATCCAGATACAGCCCCGCTGCGCCGCCAAGGCAGGCCAGAATCACCACGCTGATCGCCAGT
The sequence above is drawn from the Thioclava sp. GXIMD4216 genome and encodes:
- a CDS encoding DUF6869 domain-containing protein; translation: MTGPTVLPPDLLSRFQDDPDCPAGPVTLDDLAAHWLRAPLDGPVTWAQACAYVITEVPDWAWEFITCALPRLSSPMEAVLLAAGPVEDLVNSSGLIMIDRIEALAESSARFRFVLTGIEFPQTTDPALTPVYERIAQARATAMRRGITTGGPLPPSDNSA
- a CDS encoding peptide chain release factor 3, whose product is MSNRPELPPEIARRRTFAIISHPDAGKTTLTEKFLLFGGAIQMAGQVRAKGEARRTRSDFMQMEKDRGISVSASAMSFDYKTFRYNLVDTPGHSDFSEDTYRTLTAVDAAIMVIDGAKGVESQTQKLFEVCRLRDLPILTFCNKMDRESRDVFEIIDEIQENLAIDVSPASWPIGIGRDFLGAYDMLNDRLELMDRADRNKVAESIKLEGLDDPKLEEHIPEDLLAKLREEVEMARELLPAFDRQSFLEGHMTPIWFGSAINSFGVKELMDGIGNYGPEPQPANAAERQIAPDEKKVQGFVFKVQANMDPKHRDRVAFVRLISGHFERGMKLMHVRSKKPMAISSPVLFLAADRELADEAWGGDIIGIPNHGQLRIGDALTEGEMLHITGIPSFAPELLQAVRATDPMKGKHLEKALMQFAEEGAAKVFKPMIGSGFIVGVVGALQFEVLASRIELEYGIPVRFEPSQFTSARWVLGNGDAKEKLINANKQHMATDNDGDPVFLTRLQWDIDRVVRDYPEVTLSATKELMQ
- a CDS encoding Rho termination factor — protein: MAQSGHRTPHRRTPGKTASQNNPALKDADLYDTLRSKGMSKEKAARISNAHANPHLHPSEKGGKAPRYEEWTKHALYRHAQEIGLDGRSGMTKPQLIKALRRH
- a CDS encoding Hint domain-containing protein, which encodes MSLATLQTTQTVHVFDANLFWVTAGANQGDGLDLAAFCVPGDVYQLDRDARPLRLMFEVDGDSQRIAEGSDIGQSGQPIEVVSRHVLMAPEGDSVDMLLLRNSADDTLFVLPMSPIAARVDYTLLEAHEDPGSARLTDLICVAFTTGTMITIAGGAQRPIETLQPGDRILTRDNGPQPLRLITKSTMRAFGSFAPVVISSGTLGNEGDLVVSPHHRLFLYRRGPARIGHTAELLVQAKHLVDDEHVWRREGGYVDYYALIFDRHEIIYAEGIPIESLMVTEASLSQMPEQLTAEIRARMPDLAHKPHFGTEAGREMLERIGRDTLFSKRR
- a CDS encoding SDR family oxidoreductase — encoded protein: MDLGIRGKRAIVCAGSKGLGRGCAEALAEAGVDLILNARSADVLDAAAQEIAKTYGVSVTPVAADITTEEGRAKVMAAAGEGIDILVNNAGGPPPGLWSDWNRDDFIKALDANMLAPIAMMQAVLPAMMERGWGRVVNITSQSVRAPIAQLGLSNSARSGLTGFVAGTSRQVAGSGVTINNMLPGIHATDRAVSLDSNVVKAEGISMEEAKARRAKTIPAGRYGTTTEFGAMCAFLCSQHAGFIVGQNIMLDGGAANISV
- a CDS encoding ABC transporter ATP-binding protein, producing MSPTAQIPPRLEVQGLFRSFEGRMAVEDVSFSIRAGQVTCLLGPSGCGKSTTLRMIAGVEMQDRGRILVDGTLICDTVFRVPPERRAIGLMFQDFALFPHLSVAENVAFGLSGPSRVKRQRVEELLGRVHLAHHIDDFPHQLSGGEQQRVALARALAPRPRILLMDEPFSGLDERLRDDIRDETLALLKEEGTAVLLVTHEPQEAMRMADEILLMRGGRIVQGGAPYNLYNAPVDRAAASFFSDINVIRARVEGALTRTPFGEFLAPGRADGSEVDIVIRPQHLKIDFDRAGQGPLPTPQDGTAARALVERARFMGRESLVEFRMEYDGSVLKATVPNVFLPKAGTPMWLMIRRDRCFVFPVT
- a CDS encoding DUF1289 domain-containing protein, yielding MARIKSPCRNICTFDPASQTCLDCLRSLDEIARWGTMSHMERQKILKDLPRRRKAAPPTPDAAKA